TACAACCTGCTGCACCGGGGGGTCACGGAGATGGGCGAGACGGCGGTGGCCGACACCGTGATCGCCCCGATCCGTCGCCAGGAGCCCGGCCACTTCGCCTTCTACCAGCTCTCCGCGCGCGGTCTGTGGAGCGAGCTCACCGGCTGGCAGCGCTGGCTGGTGCGCCGGTTACGGCGATTCTCGTTCGCCCCAGTGGGCGCCAACCACGACGGCCAGCGGGCCGATTTCGGCGAGGTGATGGCCACCCTGGGCATCGCCGACGAGCCGAGCCGCTTCGCTGGCGAGATCTCCCGGGTCGAGCGCGAGCTGCTGTGGGCCCGCGAGCAGGGCCTCAAGGTCCCGGCGTACGTCGCCCGCGGGTTCCACGAGGCCGTCGAGCTCGCTCATGCCCGGGCCCGCCGCGCGACGGGCTGAGGGCTAGGGGCGCAGCACCCGCGCGGCGATCCAGGCGATGTCGGCGGACGTGTCGGCCGGGGAGGCCGAGGGCTGCATGACATGGCTGAGCACCACCCGGACGACCATGTCGATGGCGGCCTCGAGGTGCTCGTCGTCGAGGGCGAGCGCGTAGGGCTCGATCCGGTCCTTGATGACGATCTTGGCCGCGGCGAGCAGGGACTCGGCGTGGGTCGTCAGCAGCGGCAGCAGCTCGGTGTCGGCGCCGTGCGTCGCGGAGACGACGGCGTGCAGGAGCGGGTTGTCCTGGGCCAGCTCGAGGACCCCGCGGG
The DNA window shown above is from Nocardioides ginsengisegetis and carries:
- a CDS encoding TetR/AcrR family transcriptional regulator, with translation MTTAPDRAPLTATMRERVVEAAVALTTEVGWAQVTMARIADRVGVSRQTVYNEVGTKPGLAEAMILHELDRFLGVVNLAFDDAPTDLVEAIRGATRGVLELAQDNPLLHAVVSATHGADTELLPLLTTHAESLLAAAKIVIKDRIEPYALALDDEHLEAAIDMVVRVVLSHVMQPSASPADTSADIAWIAARVLRP